From the genome of Castor canadensis chromosome 4, mCasCan1.hap1v2, whole genome shotgun sequence, one region includes:
- the Dusp19 gene encoding dual specificity protein phosphatase 19 isoform X2 has translation MHSLAQEIKAFSRNNLRKQCTRVTTLTGKKIIETWKDARIHVEEVEPSGGGGCGYVQDLSSDLQVGVVKPWLLLGSQDAARDLDTLRKHKDGVVLVHCNAGVSRAATIVIGFLMNSEEISFTSAFSLVKNARPSICPNSGFMEQLRTYQESKESNKYDKIPEVERDNTS, from the exons ATGCACTCCCTAGCCCAGGAAATTAAAGCATTCTCCCGGAATAATCTCAGGAAGCAGTGCACCCGAGTGACAACGCTAActggaaagaaaattatagaaacatGGAAAGATGCCAGAATTCATGTGGAAGAAGTAGAGCCGAGCGGTGGGGGTGGTTGTGGCTATGTGCAGGACCTTAGCTCGGACCTGCAGGTTGGCGTTGTTAAGCCATGGTTGCTTCTGG GGTCACAAGACGCTGCTCGTGATCTGGATACACTGAGAAAGCACAAG gATGGTGTGGTTCTTGTCCATTGTAATGCAGGAGTTTCTAGGGCTGCTACAATAGTCATAGGCTTCTTGATGAATTCTGAAGAAATCTCATTTACTAGTGCTTTTTCTTTGGTGAAAAATGCAAGGCCTTCCATATGTCCAAATTCTGGCTTCATGGAGCAGCTTCGTACATATCAAGAGAGCAAAGAAAGCAATAAGTATGACAAAATACCAGAAGTGGAAAGGGACAATACTTCATGA
- the Dusp19 gene encoding dual specificity protein phosphatase 19 isoform X1, producing MHSLAQEIKAFSRNNLRKQCTRVTTLTGKKIIETWKDARIHVEEVEPSGGGGCGYVQDLSSDLQVGVVKPWLLLGSQDAARDLDTLRKHKVTHILNVAYGVENAFLSEFTYKNISILDLPETNILSYFPECFEFIEQARIKDGVVLVHCNAGVSRAATIVIGFLMNSEEISFTSAFSLVKNARPSICPNSGFMEQLRTYQESKESNKYDKIPEVERDNTS from the exons ATGCACTCCCTAGCCCAGGAAATTAAAGCATTCTCCCGGAATAATCTCAGGAAGCAGTGCACCCGAGTGACAACGCTAActggaaagaaaattatagaaacatGGAAAGATGCCAGAATTCATGTGGAAGAAGTAGAGCCGAGCGGTGGGGGTGGTTGTGGCTATGTGCAGGACCTTAGCTCGGACCTGCAGGTTGGCGTTGTTAAGCCATGGTTGCTTCTGG GGTCACAAGACGCTGCTCGTGATCTGGATACACTGAGAAAGCACAAG gtGACTCACATTCTCAATGTTGCATATGGAGTTGAGAATGCTTTCCTCAGTGAGTTTACATATAAAAACATTTCCATATTGGATCTGCCTGAAACCAATATCCTGTCTTATTTTCCAGAATGTTTTGAATTTATTGAGCAAGCAAGAATTAAG gATGGTGTGGTTCTTGTCCATTGTAATGCAGGAGTTTCTAGGGCTGCTACAATAGTCATAGGCTTCTTGATGAATTCTGAAGAAATCTCATTTACTAGTGCTTTTTCTTTGGTGAAAAATGCAAGGCCTTCCATATGTCCAAATTCTGGCTTCATGGAGCAGCTTCGTACATATCAAGAGAGCAAAGAAAGCAATAAGTATGACAAAATACCAGAAGTGGAAAGGGACAATACTTCATGA